From Calliphora vicina chromosome 3, idCalVici1.1, whole genome shotgun sequence:
TTAGTCGATAACAGCTCCCCTCCGGTGCTTATGACACGGGCCGGTTGTAATCTCTGTCTAGTCTATGTACGCCGTCACTGCATGGATGGTCCATCCCCTTACGTGCCTACTCGTGGGACCAAAAATgaacacaaacaacaacaacacaaacaacaacaacaacaacgccctGAAGAAAACCGTTGATCTCGGATCTTCTTCAGAAGACGACCTACTAGCCTCTAGTCAAGAGACTCTGGTCGCAATGTCAGGCAGCTTGGGTGACCGTCACAGCACTCTACTGCCCTCCAAAAACTTGACAAATGCACCTCTTCAATCGGATGCCAAGACTGGCGACCAATtgaagaagaaaagaaaaaagaggAAGAGTCAGAAAGACATCCTTAAATCCCGTTACGCCAAGGCGATATTCATTCTTGACAAGATTGACAAGAATGCTGCCAGCGGTGCCCCCCATGAGCGTGATGAAGAAGATCGCGCTAAATACCAGGCTGTGGTAGATGAGTGCCAAAAGTTTTTGGATTCCGTACCCAGTACATCAAAGGCAGCAGCCGAAGAAACAGAGAGGTCCAAGCGCAATCGCTCTCAGACAGAGGGTGAGAAGTCGCCTAAACGGAGAAAGGTTGTCGAGAAAAAATCCACTCCGGGACCCACATCAACCACGACTACATCCGCCAGACGGCCCTTCAACGAGGTGGTTAAGGACCATCTTCTAATGGCTCTGGCGACCGAGAAAGACGGCACCATCAATCCTGTTGTAACAGAATGGGGTGCTATCGAGTCCAAATTAACTGAACTCGTGATGGAACACGTGTTCGCTAATAGGACTGGTACAGCACCTCGGTTTGACTCTGGTGAGATCCACCGGGGCTACAGGGTGATCAAATGCATGGACGAGTTCTCAAAGGACTTTCTTAGCAAGTGCATCGCAAAGATTAGTGGTGCATGGGAAGGTTTAAGCCTTAAACTGATCCCTGCTCAAGAGATTCCAATGAGACCGCGTGCACGTATTTGGTTACCGAAGATGGCAACCGATGCGCATAAGTTGGTGGAGTGTCTGAAGCTACAGAACCCCGACATCCACATGGATGACTGGTCCATCATCCGCACCGAGCAAGGCGATGGCCACACATGCCTAATTCTCGCCATCACCGAATCGGGCTCTGTCGAGCTTGAGAAGGCGGGCTTTAAGCTGTTCTTCGGAGTGAGGGACGCCAAGGTAAAGGTGTTCAGGCCTACAGGTACGGGTAGCGGTGAAGCGGATGAGATTGAAGCTGCAAACTCTCTGCTCACAGAAATGAAGCTCTTCGAACCCCCCCCAAAAACCAACAATGGCGCTTAAAATAGTGCAGATAAATCTGCAGCACTCGAAATGTGCTACAGATAACCTTCGGGTACTCTTAGCCGAAGAGGACCTGGACATTGGGCTGGTGCAAGAACCCTGGGCTTCTGACTTGGACGTGAAAGGGTTCCCGGCCTCAGCATATAATATCCTCTATGCAAGAAACAATGGTAGGCCAAGATCAtgtattattgccaaaaaatctattaacatttttctttgtacGCAGCTTAGTTCAGAAGACCTTACAGTAGCTAAGGTCGAGCTACCGTGCAACAGAAGCTTCATGATTGCCTCAAGCTACATGGCACATGAGAAGACAGCTCCTCCAGTTGAAGTGAGTGCTCTACTGTCCTCTGTTGGGGCATCTGACGACATCATCCTAGGCTGTGATGCCAACGCCAGGCATTCAATCTGGGGTAGCAGCGAAATAAAAGCAGcgaattaatttcattaattccaATAAACTAAGTATATGTAATTCTGGTAATACGCCAACATTCATGTTTCCAAGTTCGGACAACTATAATGGATGGGAGGAAGTATTAGATATTACACTCATAAATGATAGGTCTAAGGTATCAGTAGATAGGTGGAGGGTATCCAAAAAAAGGTCGTTCTCTGACCATAACTGGATTCTCTTCAATATTAGACTTCAGAACTCGACAGAGAAAATACAATTTAGGAACCCAAGAAGGACAGATTGGTTCAAATTTAATGGGATCCTTAAACACAAACTTAAGAATATGCCAGTTGTAGAAGATTCGATAACTGGTCTTGAGAAAATAGAGGAAAACTTTAGTAAAACTTTAGTCAAGGCTTTCGAAGTTTCCTGTCCAGTCACTAAGGCTAAGAAAAGCTTCCCTATATGGTGGAATTctgagctatctaaactacgtAGGGAAACTCGTAGGGCCTTTAACATTAGCTACAATAGTAAATCATGGCAACCATATCGTGATCAATTGAAAGCCTACAAGAAAGCTATAGTAGTCGCAAAAAGAAACTCATGGAGAAGCTTCTGCGAATCTATAGATAATACAAAAGACTCTGCAAGACTTAGTAGAATTCTAGCCAAGGGGCAATCCAATCCTACTTATATCAAAAGGAAGGATGACTCCTGGTCTGAATCCTCAGCAGAGTCACTTGACATCCTACTGAATACTCATTTCCCATTCTGTAAGGATGTTGCTACGGACTTTGAGAGGGAAGGTAGGACTCTATTCAATATCGATAGTTATATCGTCTCCTATGACAGGATATCATGGGCGATTGACAGTTTCGCACCTTTCAAGTCACCCGGGCCGGATGGTATATTGCCAAAGATGCTACAAAGTGCAAAAAGGCATATCATTCCCTGGCTTCATAGAATTTTTACGCTCTGTCTCTCCCTCAATCACGTTCCGGTTAACTGGAGGGGCGTAAAGGTCGTTTTTATTCccaaaattggaaaaagaaGTCATGAGAAGGCGAAGGACTTTCGTCCAATTAGTCTTTCCAGCTTAAAACGTTGGAAAGACTCATTGACGCTCACATTAGGCATCGCCTAGAGGGTACGACACGGCTCTCTAATAGTCAGCATGCCTACCTTAAGGGCCGCTCTACAGAGACAGCTCTGCACGAGGTCGTAAGAGTTGTAGAGAGATCTCtcgaatttaaacaatatacaaTGGCAGCCTTTCTGGATATAGAGGGTGCTTTCAATAATGTTACCACTCTTGCAATTCAGCAAGCTCTTACTGACCTAGACGTTGAAGAATATATCAATAACTGGTTAGTAAACATGCTGAAATCAAGAATAGTTACAGCAAATCTTGGTAATAGCGTCAAGTCCAAGCAAGTTGGCAGAGGCACACCACAGGGTGGGGTGATCTCTCCACTACTGTGGCTTATCGTTATTAACTCGATTCTCATTGATCTAGACAGAAAAGGGATAAAAGTTGTCGCTTATGCGGACGATGTGGTGATACTCGTATCAGGTCTGTTTCCGGACGTGATCAGTGATATTATGTCCACTGCTTTAGGGTTGCTCGATAACTGGGCCACGGCAAGTGATCTTGGGGTGAATCCTAGCAAAACAGAACTCGTACTTTTCACAACAAAGACCAAGATTCCAAGCTTCAAACTTCCACGGTTGAAAAACTGCGAAATCCCCCtttcaaataatgcaaaatatctaGGTATTATACTGGACTCTAAATTGTCATGGAAGCTAAATACTCAACATAGGGTAAAAAAGGCTACGGTGGCCTATTATACCTGTCGTAAGATGTTTGGTAGAAAATGGGGACTTAGTCCCAGCATAGTTAAATGGATGTATACGGCTATAGTACGTCCAATTCTTACTTACGGATCTCTTGTATGGTGGACTGCAACTAAAAGGAAGTATGTCGTAGACCAACTATACAAAGTCCAGAGATCAGCATGCATTGGTATAACCGGCACACTAAGAACTAGTCCTTCAGAGGCACTGAACACTATATTGCACCTTGTGCCAATAGACCTTCACATAATGGCCACCTCTGCATGTAGCGCAGTGAGGCTTCGAGCATCTGGCTGTTGGAGATCGAGAATATATGGGCACGCGGGGATTTTGAGCCAGTTGCCTTCGATCGTTCTCCAACCATCTGACTATATTACTCCATCTACAGAttttaatagggtattcaaggTCTTAATCCCCTCCAGGAGTGAGTGGGGTATGGGTAATCTCGTGTACAAATATGACACTAGGATATATACAGACGGTTCGAAAATGAGCTGTGGTGTTGGTTCTGGCGTCTTCTGTGACGAACCCGAGATAGGTATTTCGTATCGTCTTCCGAATGTGTATAGTGTTTTCCAGGCGGAAATTTTTGCAATCATGGCAGCTTGCAATATACTACTTGATCATAACACCCGCGGcaatataggtatttttgtcgacagtcaggcggcacttctCTCGCTGAATGCCTACACAAATTCATCTTCACTAGTTAGGCAATGTAAGAACTCTCTGTCAAGGCTAGGTCGTCTATCTGATATTACTTTGGTTTGGGTACCTGCGCACAGGGACCACTACGGTAATGAACAGGCAGACGAACTAGCCAGAATGGGATCTGCCTTAGATATCTCCATTGCGGTCTCAGTAGCAATTCCACTGGGGACTATAAAAGGTATCATCTTCAGACATTTTCTTACAAAGGCTGAGAATAGATGGCGTAATTTAGACACATGTAGGGTAGCCAAGTTGATGTGGCCATCTTTTAACGAAAAACGCACTATGCAACTGATAACCCGGAATAGAAGGGATATATCTAGGTTGATGGCAGTATTAACGGGACACTGGGCGTTAGGCAAGCACGCAAATCGCCTGGGACTCCCCTTTAACGACCATTGCCGCAGTTGTAAGGATAGGGACAAGGAGGAAACGACTTTCCACCTTCTCTGCGAATGCCCAGCTCTGAGTGTCAAGAGACATAAATTCATGGGCAACTATACATTGACCAACCTTGGTGAGGTAGCCGGGTCTAAACTTAATGACCTACTAAGATATCTCACAGCTACAGGTTGGGTCTAGCTAGCACTTTTTAGTTACATTGCGATGTAAACGACAAtacatctgacgagtggtgtggtctcatcaaaacggggtcccttcgactctacttgattgttcgcacgtagtgaactaccacgtaaaccaaccaaccctaattgtttgtatattttttaacaacacGAATTccctaattgttttttttatattcaaacataagcatacatacatatttgtaaagaaaaaaaaagtgagaaaataagaaataagatttaagtaaaaatataagtaacagttacaaataaatcaaataagaaaaaagtgAAGAACacaaaactacaaaacaaaaacaagagaaTTGGTTTCTACATCTCTCCCactcaaaaaaccaaaaacggaTAACAACAAAAGAAGCTCAACATCAATTAAGATCTCTTGTGGTAAGAGAATCAAGAATATCTCTTGAGGTAAGAGATTCATCAAGTCTCAagtaaaggcccaactataatatgcatacactacccagcagttcgaggagacagtaccgaactagtgattttacccatcatttagggtgggagctagtcacttcaatagccacgtgactagccattttaacacgggcatgtcctaggcagggggtcaattgtctccttTTGATTACATTGAGACTGTCTTATAGTTGGTACAAAGTAGTCAAcgtattggattcacataccggttacatagagtcagttatctTACTAGCTACCAAACTGGTTGCTTGATAAGCTACTTAAATAGCTTTTTGTGTCGTATGCGGAAGATTATTGATCCCAAATAGTCAGTCTAAAAGACATATCCTTCTGGTGAgttaaataactaatttttaagttcaatttAAGTGTTGTAATAAGTTATAAAACCAAAATGttacatttaaaatacaatatgtaCATAGTCAGATTGACCGACTCCAGGTTACTTAGCGTAAGTTAAATTACTAGTCTCAAAGTATTATTTTCAAAGTAACATAAGGTAGTAAGTAAAGTTGCTAGtccttaaatataattatagtTATACTTTTGTAGTGAGTAAAATGGCTTATccctaaagttaaataaaattgaaacagACTATACTTCAGACTAAAATGAGACATTAGGAGACAATTGACTattcaatagattacttctgttgggtaaaataactactttctaaagtacagcacaaaataatattttaaagtgacttcagCGTAGATTACTTAGAAACACTAAAGTGACGATTGTCTTCCTGCCAGATTACTTGTGGTGTATAAAgaaaccaattgtcttctctctgcactacaaagagcacatacgtgtcaaatgaccaaatatataaattggactcagccaagtgataagacatttagACATAAgagtacgaattactcacaaaacgatTAAGGTGACTACATTCCATATTACTTAGATACATTTAAGTGACGATCGTctttacgctagattacttgggatgtataaagtaaccaattgtcttctctctgcactacaaagtgcacacacgtgtcaaatgaccaaaatatataaattggaggcagccaagtgataagacatttgtgacaattactgtctttactGTCTTTAGGGCAGGGtagcttaagtcagcttaagcaaatgtgcgaatacatataaaacgtatgtgacaaactataatgtacttaagagagtttcgtcaagtttcgtcgaattttatttgcttaagcaaagtgcgaagctggtcgcacattccgtacggaatcagctgtttatttattttatacaaagaaaataaagaaataaatgaaaaggatgaagaaattttatatattttgataaaataataagaaatacgtatttttttaattgcaagttgcacataaatgttcaaatggggctaaatagttttgaatgcacgtaagtacattatagccacctaaaagtttctttgaatttccttaagcatttgacagacttttcgttcggttttgacattaccttaagctagcttatgcatattatagttgggccttaagtAATCTCTATATTATACAAACTGACCTACATCAACTTTACACTGAAATATTTAATGTGTGTAATttaatttctacaaaaattcaaaaaaggaaaatttaatctaaattattataataatataaaatataataataaattactttttaacaataaataaattaatttcatttaaaaagtgcgttattgaaaaatatttatgcggttttttttccaaatatacaTGTCTTTAAGTGTTGTGTACAAAATTCtcttaaataactaaaaacagTCCACTAAATATAGGGTTCGCAACTCCGGTTTACAAAATCCCTAATTTGTGATTATTTATACCCGAAAATCCCAACGATAAAACGGAAGATTTAAAAATTCCGAATTGTGTAAAATAATATTGCGATAATGTGTATTAGCGAATGTGGTGTTTATTCTGCCTAATAAGTAGAATAGAATTAAAAACGTATATGTATTTAAAGTTTAAGTTCTGAAACACAACTAAGAATACATATGCAGCCACACAAAACACAAACATGAAGTAGAAATAGCGAATGTGGTGTTTATTCTGCCTAATAAGTAGAATAGAATTAAAAACGTATatgtatttaaagtttaaattctaaaacttaACTAAGAGTACATAATACAGCCACACAAAATACAAACTTGAAGGGAAAATTTTTATACACTACAATTCTATATAAGTAATCGGAAAATAAGAGAATTGTACATtacacaataaaaaatatatttgaaacaaaagttaataaaatatttcactacTAACGATTTATCtcagtaatatttaaaaattttcaaacgtTTATGACCCTATAATCATTCCTGCCGgtaaaaaaggaaaaagttAAGTGCGTTCTCTATATTAACTTGCAAATCTCACCGGTAAAACATTAAGTGCGTTCTCTTtagtaatttacaaataaaatttacaaattcttTATTCGAGTATTTAttgtaatatattaaaaatacaaaacaacaattttgcAAGAATTAACAGTTATTATGCTCATGGTTTggtttgtataattttatacagTAAAAGGTACCTGCaattttataaaccaatttacaaagaaaatttattttgtataattttatacagTAAAAGATACCTGCAATTTTCATAAACCAatatacaaagtaaatttatACAGTAAAAGGTACATGCATTTTAATAaaccaatttaaaaaagtaaatttattttatttaaaataaaattcttaaagtatttataaaataaaattcaaaaattatttcaattagaattttataaaagttaaaattcataataatcagaaaaattgtataatacaaaagaatttaaaaattcataataataagaATATTCTCTAAAGaataaatataacataaaaagaaaattttaatctcaacaaatttaaataaatttaatttgcaaatgaagaaatctaaaattttcaatatatttctataaaattttgtctttcttttctctaaaaaatcaaattttactaaaaaatcaaatttaatgatttatactaaatccatttaataaattcattacGAAATAATTTTCCTATTTGTTCACAATTAACCGCTTAGAGGtatatctgaaataaattcacaaaattgtatctCTAAAAATCAGAATACCAcatagtacacaaaatttttaatgaaattaaaattgataaaaatattagtctacatACTAATAATTGTTTAACCCGCTTCATTATCAATCTAATTGTTtcattaaaacttattttttcgaTTATAAGTGTATATTCTATTACTTTTGTTTTACTAGATTACAACTATCTATTGCTTTTACCCCATAGCTAAGCTATCACAAAAGGATATAGAAAAACACTCTGTAATTTACCGCTGCTCCCATTGtgtataaacaatttatacTTAATACAAAATTCTAATGATATACTAAAAAGTGAACAAATAAATAGGATTTATAtctcttgttttaatttatactagTTAAAAGATCTAGTACGATAATTAAATAACATTATATTtcgaaaaactgaaaattaattaaatacaaatttaattattctctaaaaatttaaaataaaatttgttctaactaaaaaaaagaaaaaaaagtttatatctCAATATAAtactttataatttaaaaattttactctgTATAGCCACAGAATcctaattatttgaataaaatacaatatataacaCAATTATCAAACAAAATTCCGCGTGAAAAAGAAAATTCTCCTACAGCTGATAGGTCATTTAATCCATTTGCTTCAGTATTGTGGAAAGGTGAATGAGAGCCGAAGAGAAGATCAAAATTAATCTATATTGGAGGCAAGGTTAAAGGAAATAGATGCAAGATGGACAAACGTAGATACTTCTTATCAAAAGGTAATGTTATCTCAAGATGACGTAATtgatgcaaaatttaaaaatcaagcaAGAGAAGAATTTGATGCTTGTAATGATGCCTATGTCCAGAGCACatcacaaatttttgaaattcttaaaaGTATCCGCTTAGATACAGTACAAATGCCAATGTTCCAATCAACATCTCGTCAATCTGTCCCAAATCAAAATCCAATGAGCGATAATTCAAGTATTTGCATTAAATTACCCCCATGCGACACAGAAATATTTAAAGGCAGTTATGAACAATGGCCCTCGTTTAGAGACATGTTCACTGCAGTTTATATAAATCATTCGATCATTATTTTTAAGGAATGTAAACCGAAGTATATATAGTTTATTGAATTccgtttaatatttatatatatgggggatttcatgtcaagtgaaccaacttttgaaatcgatgtcttccgatcgggatgaaatttgcaccaaggttagctctattggatagtaactcagacacaatttttcaacaacatcggtcgagaactctctgagttatagggggtaaaattttgacaatttggtcaaacaggggttttttcttatccatgtaacttattacctattgttcttagcaaaatgtgttccaaatagtatagatagctatttcttcgatctttcgaaaaaaaatatttaaaaaaaaaaataaaaaatttttaatattttttttccgaaatcaaaaacttttttgacttttttttaaaatacgctatttttttttatttttttttttttcttaaaataaagtttagatattttccttgaacacctacttggtcgcttagtgggatgcgagtgggatatctatcaaaataaatattttgtaactcaaaacataaaatttttgactttttttgcaaaatcaaaaactttgttgacttttttttttcaaaatggacccttttttaatcttttttttaggtcaaacaaaagcttagatattatccttgaagacccttttggtcgcttagtgggatgcgagtgggatatctatcaaaataaatattttttaactcaagacttacaatttttgacttttttttttgcaaatacgattttttttccaaatgggccctttttttaaaattttttttgtagtcaaaagaaagcttaggtccattcctttaagatatttttagtcccttagtgggatgcgagtgggatatctatcaaaataaatattttgtaacgcaagacatacaattttttaatttttttttgcaaaatcaaaatttttttccaatatgggcccttttttaattttttttttttgctcaaaagaaagcctaggtccattcctttaagatatttttagtcccttagtgggatgcgagtgggatatctatcaaaataaatgttttaacacaaaaattgtatgtcttgagttacaaaacatttattttgatatatatcccactcgcatcccactaagcgatcaaaaccatcttaaaggaataggcctaagctttctttatagcaaaaaaaaaaattacaaaaagggcccattttaaaaaaaagtcaaaaaagtttttgattttgccaaaaaatcaaaaattgtatatcttgagttacaaaatatttattttgatagatatcccactcgtatcccactaagggacctaaaatatcttaaaggaatggacctaagctttcttttgactaaaaaaaaatttttaaaaaagggcccattttgaaaaaaaattcgaatttgcaaaaaaaaagtcaataattgaatgtcttgagttacaacatttttattttaatagatatcctactcacatcttcctaagtgacaaaataggtcttaaaggaaaagacctaagctttcttttgagcaaaaaaaatttttaaaaaaaagtcccatattggaaaaaaatttcgattttgcaaaaaaaaattaaaaaattgtatgtcttgcgttacaaaatatttattttgatagatatcccactcgcatcccactaagcgactaaaaatatcttaaaggaatggacctaggctttcttttgagcaaaaaaaaaaattaaaaaagggcccatattggaaaaaaattttgattttgcaaaaaaaaattaaaaaattgtatgtcttgcgttacaaaatatttattttgatagatatcctactcgcatcccactaagggactaaaaatatcttaaaggaatggacctaagctttcttttgactacaaaaaaaattttaaaaaaagggcccatttggaaaaaaaatcgtatttgcaaaaaaaaaagtcaaaaattgtaagtcttgagttaaaaaatatttattttgatagatatcccactcgcatcccactaagcgaccaaaagggtcttcaaggataatatctaagcttttgtttgacctaaaaaaaaagattaaaaaagggtccattttgaaaaaaaaaagtcaacaaagtttttgattttgcaaaaaaagtcaaaaattttatgttttgagttacaaaatatttattttgatagatatcccactcgcatcccactaagcgaccaagtaggtgttcaaggaaaatatctaaactttattttaagaaaaaaaaaaaataaaaaaaaatagcgtattttaaaaaaaagtcaaaaaagtttttgatttcggaaaaaaaatattaaaaattttttatttttttttttaaatattttttttcgaaagatcgaagaaatagctatctatactatttggaacacattttgctaagaacaataggtaataagttacatggataagaaaaaacccctgtttgaccaaattgtcaaaattttaccccctataactcagagagttctcgaccgatgttgttgaaaaattgtgtctgagttactatccaatagagctaaccttggtgcaaatttcatcccgatcggaagacatcgatttcaaaagttggttcacttgacatgaaatcccccatatatatatatatatatatatatatatatatatatatgtatgggTAAATTCAAAGTCTCATCCACATaaatagggg
This genomic window contains:
- the LOC135955577 gene encoding BEACH domain-containing protein lvsA-like, whose amino-acid sequence is MNTNNNNTNNNNNNALKKTVDLGSSSEDDLLASSQETLVAMSGSLGDRHSTLLPSKNLTNAPLQSDAKTGDQLKKKRKKRKSQKDILKSRYAKAIFILDKIDKNAASGAPHERDEEDRAKYQAVVDECQKFLDSVPSTSKAAAEETERSKRNRSQTEGEKSPKRRKVVEKKSTPGPTSTTTTSARRPFNEVVKDHLLMALATEKDGTINPVVTEWGAIESKLTELVMEHVFANRTGTAPRFDSGEIHRGYRVIKCMDEFSKDFLSKCIAKISGAWEGLSLKLIPAQEIPMRPRARIWLPKMATDAHKLVECLKLQNPDIHMDDWSIIRTEQGDGHTCLILAITESGSVELEKAGFKLFFGVRDAKVKVFRPTGTGSGEADEIEAANSLLTEMKLFEPPPKTNNGA